TCCGTCGCGGAGCTCCCGGTCTCCGCCAGATGCTCGCGCACCGCCCGCAGCCGGTCCCGCAGCCGTTGCGACTCCATGCCGCGAGCCTGCTCCGTCATCTGCGCGGCATTGGCCACGGCCCGGTCCGCATCGCCTTGGCGCAGCTCGATATGGGTGAGCATGGCCAGCCGGTGGACCCGGCCGCGGTCGTGTGCGGGGGTGTCGACGGCGGCGTCCGCCTGCTCCCGGGCGGCCCGCAGGTCACCGAGGCTGAGCAGCGCCTCCGCCACTTGTACGTTCACCAGGCCGGGCTGGACGTAGCCCGTCTCGGCGGGCTCCAGGCCGGGCCGGATGCGCTCCGCGGCCGCCTCCGCACGCCGGATGCACGACAGCGCGCCCGCGCCGTCGCCGAGCCGGGCGTAGGACTTGGCCTGCATCGCGTAGAGGTCCGCGGAGAGCGCCGGGGTGATCTGCGGGCCCGCGGCCCGCAGCGCCGCCTCCGCGAAGGCGACGGCCTGGCGGTATTCCCGTACGAAGAGGGACTGGTTGACCAGCAGCGCGATGACATACGCGCCCAGGCCGCGGTCCCCGCTGGCCTTGGCCAGCCGTAACGCCTGATGGAAGTAGCGCTGGGCCAGCCCGAGAGAGTCCGAGTCGTACGCGCAGATGCCCGCGACCGCGACCAGCCCGCCGGTCGCCCGGTGGAGCTGACGTCCCGTCGCATCGCTGTAGCTGCCCCGCAGCAGCGGCGCCGCCTCGGCGTTGAGGAATCCCACGATGCGTGCTCTGGTAGCGACACCACCCGCCTTCCGGTACATCGTCTCGTAGTGCGTCCGCGCGGCGCCCAGCATCTCGATGTCGGCCGTACCGACCCGGGTCAGCCCGTCGCGCGACACATCGGAGTCCTCGGGAGGGTTCTCCCACTCCCATACGGGGATGACCGCCGAGGTTCCGGTGAGCGCCGGGGCGTCGAGGAGGTGCGGCCGCTGCTGCTCATCGGACCGCCACAGCGCGGTGGCCCGTTCGACGAAACCGGAGAGCGGGGTGCCGGAGGCGCGCGCCGACCCCGGACCGCTGAAGCCGATGTCGTCGAGCCCGACCGGCCGGTGCAGCCGTTCGCCGAGGATCTCGCAGATCAGATCGGGCACCTGCCCACGCGGCCGCTGCCCCTTCAACCACCGGGCCACCGCCGTGTGTTCGTAGCGCAGCGCCAGACCACGACACCTGCCGAGCTGGTTGATGCGTGCGGCGAGCCCGGCATGCGAGATACCGGCCTCGTCGAGGATCGCGTCCAGCAGGGTGTTGGGCTCCATACCGGCCTCCCGGTGAGCCGGGCCCGCCCGCGGGCCCCCGGCTCACGGCCTCGTCGACTCCACGACTCCGTGAGTCGAGCGTAGTCAACCGCCCCTCACACGGGGTGTGAAGGGCGTCGGCGGCTCAACGCGGCGCGCAGCCCCGCACCATGTACGCGATGACCGCATCGAGGCCGGACCCGACCTGCTCGGCGGAGAGCACACCGCTCACCGCGAAGCTGGCGAATCCGTGCAGGGTGGTGAACACCGGCATCCCGATGTCGTCGACGGGCCCCTCCCGCACCTCACCGCTGCGCTGGCCCTCCGCGACCAGCTCCCCCGCCATCGCCCCCAGCCGCTGAGCGGCCGTGATCAGCGCTTCGGACGCCGCCGGGTCGTGCTTGACCGTGTACATCAGGTCGAGCAGCTCGGCATTGGCGAGGGCGAAGTCCACATAGGCGCGGACGAGCCCGCCGAGCCGGTCGGCGAAGGTCTCGCCCGCCGCCCGGGACGCCGCCAGCGCCTCGTCCAGCCGCTCGAATCCGGCCAGCGCCAGCGCGTCGAGCAGCGCCTGCTTGTCCTTGAAGTGCCGGCTCGGCGCGGCATGACTGACGCCGAGGTCGCGGGCCAGCTCCCGCAGGGACAGTGCGCCGGGGCCCTTCTCGCGGAGCGTCTGCTCGGCGCGGGTGAGCAGCGCGGCGCGCAGGTCTCCGTGGTGGTAACGACGAGTCTGCATGACCGCCATCCTATCCCCCATGTATTCACTGGCTACATTGTTGGCATTGACATCATTGTTGGCGTTGCCTACATTGATGCCCATGACTCACACCCCGAAATGGAACGCCACCGACATTCCCGACCAGACCGGCCGCACCGCCGTGGTGACCGGCGCCAACAGCGGACTCGGCATCGCCACCGTCGACGCCCTCGCCCGCGCGGGTGCCCATGTCGTCCTCGCCGTTCGCGACACCGCACGCGGCGAGGCCGCCGCCGACACCGTGCGCGGCGCCCGGGGCAGCGTCGAGGTCCGCCGCCTCGACCTGGCCGACCTCGCCTCCGTACGCGAGTTCGCCGCCGCCTGGCACGGTCCGGTCGATCTGCTGATCAACAACGCTGGTGTCATGAACATCCCGGAGTCCCGGACCAAGGACGGCTTCGAGATGCAGCTCGGCACCAACCACCTCGGTCACTTCGCGCTGACCAACCTGCTGCTGCCGCACGTCACCGACCGCGTGGTGACCGTCTCCTCCGGAGCCCACCGGATGCCCGGCAACCGCATCCACTTCGACAACCTGAACCTGACCGGCGCCTACCGCCCCGTCACCGCCTACAGCCAGTCCAAGCTGGCCAACCTGCTGTTCACCCTGGAGCTTCAGCGCCGTCTCGCCGCCGCGGGATCGCCGGTGCGCGCCCTCGCCGCGCACCCGGGCTGGGCCGCCACCAACCTCCAGGGCGCCGATGTCAGCGTGCTGCGGCGCGCGGTGATGCAGGTCGGCAACCGCGTGGTCGCCCAGGACAACAAGGCCGGTGCGCTGCCCACGCTCTACGCCGCCACCCAGGACCTGCCCGGTGCCTCCTACCTCGGCCCCGACGGCGTCGGCGAGATGCGCGGCGCACCCACGATGGTCGGCAGGACGGCCGCTGCCAGCGACCCGGAGAGCGCCCGGCGGCTGTGGCAGGCGTCCGAGGAACTGACCGGTGTCGCCTTCCCCTCCCCGACCGGCCGGGAGGTCACCGCGGAAGGCGCTCCCCGGTAGGCGGGGTGCCGGCCGACGACGCCGGCACCCGCACCCGGTCATTGCTCAGCATCAGCAGCGCCACATCATCCGTCAGCCGCCCGCCCGCATGCCGCAGCAGCGCCTTCCGCACCTCCCCGACCACACCGGACGGCGAGGGACCGCACGGTGCCGCGGCCGCCATGACGCTGCTGCGCAGTTCCTGCGCCAACGGAAAGAACTCCCCCGCCGCATCCCGCGCGTCGGCCGCCCCGTCGGTGTGCAGGAACAGCCCCTCCCCGGGCCGCAGCCGCCCGCACCGCACCACGGACAGCTGCTCCGGTAACGGGAACAGCCCCAACGGCGGCATCGGCTCGGCCGGTGCGACCGGTGCGACCGCCCGGCAGGCGACCCGGTACGGCCACGGATGCCCGCAGTTCAGCGCCGTGACGGACCCGTCCTGCGCCACCTCCAGAAGCAGCAGCGTCACAAACTCCTCCGCGAGCGCATTCTCCGGTTCCCCGGCGCCGGCCACCGGGCCCTCGGCAAGCGCCCGCTCCCGCAGATGCCGCTGGTGCGACCGCTCCAACCGCCGCAGCACGTCGCCCAGTTCGGGCTCGTCGTGCACCACTTCGCGAAAGCTGCCGAGCATCGCCGCCACCGTGCCTATGGCCTCCAGGCCGTGCCCGCGCACATCCCCGATCACCGCCCGCACCCCGTGCCGGGTCCCCACGACCTCGTAGAGATCCCCGCCGACCATGGCACCCTCGCTCGCGGAGAGATGGTCGGCCGCCAGCAGCACCCCGCCGATCCGCCGGGGCAACGGCCGCAGCACCACCCGCTGTGCGGCGACGGCCACCTCCCGGGTGCGCTCCAACTCCCGGACCAGCCGCAGCCGCCGCCCCGCCGTCAGATAGCTGGCGCCGATCACCGCGAGGGTCGCACCGCAGGTGATGATCCGCGTGCCCGCCCCGGCACCGGGCTCCACCTCGCCGAACGGCACCAGCGCGAGCAGCGCGCACAGCCCGCCGAGCAGCACACACTGGCGGCGGCCGGTGCCCGCGCAGGCGATGGCCGGTGCGGCGGAGAGCAGCTGCAACAGCCGGCCGCTGGTCGGATGGCACAGCTCCCAGGCCACCACCCCGAGCACCCAGAGGCCGGGCAGGACGAAGACGAAGGCGCGCCGCGCGGTTTCCGCTCCGGCGCGTGCTCCGCCCCTCGCCCGGGTTCGGATCATGCCGGTGGTCCCCCTAAGGCGTTGAGCGGGTCGGTCGGGCCCGCTGCCGCGCCTACGCGCGGCCCGCCACGACCTGGTCGATTCTTGCGACGTTCCGTATCCGTCCGACGACGATCCGTACACCATCACCCGATTGAGTGATGGTGTACGGATCTGATCGTCTCCCTGGGACCGACGGCCACGCCCACACCAGCCGCGGGCGGCCTCAGGGCACCCGCCCTGCCCCTCCGCACCTTCCCGCCGCTCAGCGGAAAAGGGTGAGGGCCCGGACGGTCTCACCGTCCGGGCCCTCACCCCTCGATCACGCCGTGGCGGGCCGTGTTCAGCCGCGCAGCACCGCTGCCGTCCGCTCCACGGCCACCGCGACCGCCGCGTCACGCGCCGCCGAGGCCTCCTCGGCGGTCAGCGTCCGGTCGGCGGAACGGAAGCGCAGCGCATACGCCAGCGACTTCTTTCCGGCGCCGATCTGCTCACCGGTGAAGACGTCGAACAGCCGCAGCGACTCCAGCAGTTCCCCCGCACCGTCGCGCAGCGCGCCCTCGACCTCGGCGGCCGGGACGGAGTCGTCGACCACGAGGGCGACGTCCTGGGTCGCGACCGGGAAGGCGGAGATCTTCGGGGCCCGCAGCGGTCCGGTGCCGGCCTGCTCCAGCCGGTCCAGGTCGATCTCCATCGCGCAGGTGCGCTCGGGCAGGGCCAGCGTCTTGATGACGCGCGGGTGCAGCTCACCGGCGTTGCCGACGAGGATCTCCTCACCGTCGACGACGGCGAGCAGCGCCGCACAGCGGCCCGGGTGGAACGGGGCGTGCTGGTCCTGACGGACGATCAGCTCGACCCCTGCCTCCCGTGCGACGGTCCGGCCCGCCTCGATGGCGTCGGCCCAGACCGCGGGGCGTGCGCCGCCCCACCAGCCGTCCTGCTCACGCCCCCCGGCGAGCACCACGGCGGCACGCCGCGGCTGCTGCGGCAGCGAGGCGTCCAGCGAGGCGATCTCGTCGTCGGTCGGCCGGCGGTCCACGACCAGCCGGCTGGCCGGCTGCTCGTCACCGGTCGCCCGGAAGACCGGTCCGGTCTCGAAGAGCGCCAGATCGTGCGTGCCGCGGCCGTAGTTGCGGCGCAGCGCGTTCAGCAGACCCGGGATCAGCGTCGTACGGAGGTCGGGCTCCTCGTCGGAGAGCGGGTTGACGAGGGTGACGGCCGCGCGGCGCGGGTCGTCGGACTCGATGCCGAGCTGGTCGAGGACGTGCGAGCCGGTGAACGGGTAGTTCAGCGCCTCGACATAGCCCGCACCGGCCAGCACCCGGCCGACCCTGCGGTGCAGCCGCTGACGCTCGGTCAGCCCACGGCCGGCCGGCGGCTTCGGGAGGGTGGAGGGCAGGTTCTCGTAGCCCTCCAGCCGGATGACCTCTTCGGCCAGGTCGTTCGGCTCGCTGAGATCCGGCCGCCAGGACGGCACGGTCACGACCAGCTCGTCCTGGCCGTAGGCGTCGCAGCCGACCTGCTGGAGGCGGCGGACGACGGTCTCCCGGCCGTAGGCGACGCCGGCGACCTTGTCCGGGTGGTCGGCGGAGATGGTGATCGTGCGCGGCCCGCTGGGCGTGACGACCTCGGTGACGCCGTCCTCGGCGGTGCCGCCCGCGAGCAGCACCAGCAGGTCGACGGTGCGCTGCGCGGCGGCGGACGCGGCCTCCGGGTCCACCCCGCGCTCGAAGCGCTTGGCGGCCTCCGAGGACAGCTTGTGGCGGCGGGCCGTACGGGCGATGGAGAGCGCGTCGAAGTGCGCGGCCTCGATCACGACGTCGGTGGTGCCGCGCTGCTCGCCGGTCCCGGGGTCGGTGACCCCGCCCGCGATCTCGGTGTTGGCGCCGCCCATGACACCCGCGAGGCCGATGGGGCCGCGGTTGTCGGTGATGACCAGGTCCGCGGCGTCGAGCACCCGCTTGGTGCCGTCCAGGGTGGTCAGCTTCTCACCGGGGGCCGCCCGCCGGACGCCGATCGGACCGTCCACGCTGGTGCGGTCGTAGGCGTGCAGCGGCTGGCCGAGCTCCAGCATCACGTAGTTGGTGATGTCGACGGCCAGCGAGACCGGACGCATCCCGGCCTTCTGGAGCCGGCGCTGCATCCACAGCGGGGTGCGCGCGCCGGGCTCCAGGCCGGTGACCGTACGGGCGGTGAAGCGGTCGCAGCCCAACGGGTCGGAGACCTGGACGGGGTAGCCGGCGGCGTTCGGCGGCGGCACGTCCAGCAGCGCCGGGTCGCGCAGCGGCAGGCCGTAGGCGGTGGCGGCCTCACGGGCGACACCGCGCATCGACAGGCAGTAGCCGCGGTCCGGGGTGACGGCGATGTCCAGCACCTCGTCGACGAGCTCCAGCAGCTCGATCGCGTCGGTGCCGACCTCGTACTCGGGCGGCAGCACGATGATGCCGTGCGTGCCGTCGTCGCCCATGCCCAGCTCGTCGCCGGAGCAGATCATGCCGTGCGAGGTCTTGCCGTACGTCTTGCGCGCGGCGATCTTGAAGTCGCCGGGCAGCACGGCGCCGGGGAGGACGACCACGACCTTGTCGCCGACGGCGAAGTTCCGCGCGCCGCAGACGATTTCCTGCGGCTCGCCCGTGCCGTTGGCCTGGCCGACATCCACCGTGCAGAAGCGGATCGGCTTCTTGAAGCCCTCCAGCTCCTCGATGGTCAGCACCTGGCCGACGACGAGCGGACCCTTGAGGCCCTCGCCGAGGCGCTCGACGGTCTCGACCTCCAGGCCGACGGCAATGAGCTTGGCCTGTACGTCACGGCCGGTCTCCGTCGCCGGCAGGTCGACGTACTCCCGCAGCCAAGAAAGCGGGACCCGCATCAGATCTCCATCCCGAACGGCCGGGTGAACCGGACGTCGCCTTCGAACATGTCGCGCATGTCTTCCACGTTGTGCCGGAACATCAGCATCCGGTCGATGCCGAACCCGAAGGCGAAGCCGCTGTACTTCTCCGGGTCGACGCCGCAGGCCACGAGCACCTTGGGGTTGACCATGCCGCAGCCGCCGAGCTCGATCCAGCCCTCGCTGGAGCAGGTGCGGCAGGGGCGGTCGGGGTTGCCCACGGACTCGCCACGGCAGACGTAGCAGACCATGTCCATCTCGGCGGACGGCTCGGTGAACGGGAAGTAGTTCGGCCGCAGCCGGGTCTTCATGTCGGGGCCGAACAGCGCCCGGACCATGTGGTCGAGGGTGCCCTTGAGGTCGGCCATGGTCAGGCCCTCGTCGACGGCGAGCAGCTCGATCTGGTGGAAGACCGGGGAGTGCGTGGCGTCCAGCTCGTCGGTGCGGTAGACCCGCCCCGGGCAGACGACGTAGACCGGCGGCTCGCGGTCGACGAGCGTACGGGCCTGGACCGGCGAGGTGTGGGTGCGCAGCACGACACCGGACTCATCGCCCTCGGTGCCGTTGCCCTGGACGAAGAACGTGTCCTGCATCTGGCGCGCCGGGTGGTCGGGCACGAAGTTGAGGGCGTCGAAGTTGAACCACTCCGCCTCGACCTCGGGGCCCTCGGCGACCTCGTAGCCCATGGCCACGAAGACGTCCGCGACCCGCTCCATGAACGTGGTGAGCGGGTGCCGGGCACCGGCCGGGGTGCGGTCGTAGGGCAGCGTGACATCCACCGCCTCCTCGACCAGCACACGGGCGTCGCGCTCGGCCTCCAGCTCCTCCTGGCGGACCTTGAGCGCCTGGTTCACCCGGCCACGGGCCTGGCCGACGCGCTTGCCGGCGTCCGCCTTGGCGTGCGGGGGCAGGGCGCCGATCTCACGGTTGGCGAGCGCGAGCGGCGAGCGGTCGCCGGTGTGCGCGACCTTCACCTCACGCAGCTCCTCGAGATCGGCCGCGGCGGCGATGGCGGCCAGCGCCTCGTCCAGCCGTGCGGCGATCTCTTCCGGTTTCAGGGCTTCGACCTCGACAGGGTCGTACGACTTATTGGGTGCGGACATCTCTTCCCGTGCTTCCGGTGGACTGGCTTGGCTTGGCTCGCGTCGCCTCGGCTCTTCGATCACAAAGGCCGGATGCCGAGCCCGCGCTGTGCCCGCGATGCCTGTGCGCCAAAGGTGCCAAAGGTCAAGTCTAAGGGGGACGGGCCGCGCGGCCGGTCCGCGCCCCCGTGCGGGGCGCCCGCCGCGTCCGCTCAGGCCATGAAGGCCGGGGCCGCGACGGGCAGGCTGAATCGGAACTGCGCGCCGCCGGCCGGCGCCCGGCCGACCGTGATCGTCCCGCCGTGGGCCTCGACGATGCCCTTGACGATGTAGAGGCCCAGGCCCGTGCCGCCGCGCTTGCTGCCCCGCCAGAAGCGGGTGAACACGCGGCTCATCGATTCCTCCGGGATGCCGGGGCCCTCGTCGCTCACGGTGACGCTCGTCCCCTCCGTGCTGGTCGTATCCGATACCGGTCCGACCTCGATGGTGACGGTTCCCTCGCCGTGGCGCACCGCATTTTCCAGCAGGTTGCCCAGCACCTGGTCGACCTTGTCCGGGTCCGCCCACAGATCGGGCAGCGGTTCCAGCATCCGGATCAGGAAGCGGTCCGGGCGCTGGCCGGCGGTGGTCTGCGCCTGGACGTGCCGGCGGACCGCGGCGCTCATGTCGACCCGCTGCCGACGCACCTCCAGACGGCCGGAGTCGATCCGGGAGATGTCCAGCAGCTCGGCGATCAGCCGGGTGACGCGGTTGGCGTCGGCGTCCACCGTCTCCAGCATCAGCCGCTTCTGGTCGTCGGTGAAACGTTCCCACTTCTGGAGGAGGGTGGCGGTGAAGCCCTTGACGGAGGTCAGCGGCGAGCGCAGCTCATGGGCGACGGTGGCGATCAGCTCGGCGTGGCTGAGCTCCGTGCGGCGCCGGGCCTCGGTGCCGCGCAGCGCGATCACCAGCCGTTGCACGGGACCCGTCGGCCGGCTGCGGACATAGCGGGCGGAGACCAGCACCTCGCGGCCGCCGAGCAGCAGATTGCGCTCGGGCTGGCCGCGGCGGATGGCGAGCCCGCCGTAGGGGTCGGTGAGCCGCCACCAGCGGCGGCCCTCGATGTCCTGGAGCGGCAGGGCGTGTTCGAGGGGGCGGCCGAGCGCGTGCTCGGGGGTGATGTCGGTGATCCTGGCCGCCGCGGCGTTGAAGCAGATCACCCGGCCGGTCTCGTCGGCGACGACCAGACCGTCGGGCAGGTCGTCGGGATCCAGTCCGAGACCGGTCCCCAGGATGTCCGGTGCCGCGGCAGTCGTGGGCGACGGCCCGCGTGCCGGTCCGTCGGACGGGCTGCTGCCAGCGGTGACTGCGGTGCCGGAAGTCCTCACACTCATCCCCGTTACCCCCTTCCGGGCCCCCGAGCACGCAAGCCTACTAGCTCGGATCGGAAGTGCCGCGGAGTTCCCCGGTACGCCCCTCAGGCGGGTGACACCGCGCGGCATCCGCCGGGGCTGCGCTGGGCGCGGGCGGAGGCGTAGAGGCAGACCGCGGCGGCCGTCGCGAGGTTGAGGCTCTCGGCCTTGCCGTGGATGGGGACCCGTACGACCGCGTCCGCCAGCGCCCGGGTCTCCTCCGGCAGACCCCAGGCCTCGTTGCCGAAGACCCAGGCGGTGGGCCCGCACATGGAGCCGGTGTCCAGCTCGGCGTCCAGGTCACGGTCGCCCGCGCCGTCGGCGGCGAGGATCCGTACGCCGGCGGCCTGGAGCCCGCCGACCACCCGCTCGACCGGTACGCCCACCGCGACCGGGAGGTGGAAGAGCGAACCGACCGAGGCCCGTACGGACTTGGGGTTGTAGAGGTCCACGGAGGCGTCGGTCAGCACGACGGCGTCCGCGCCCGCGGCGTCCGCGCAGCGCAGCACCGTGCCGGCGTTGCCGGGGTCACGGACGTTGGCGAGCACCGCGACCAGCTGCGGGCGGGCGGCGAGGATCTCCTCGAACGGCGAGTCGAGGAACTCGCAGACGCCCAGGAGCCCCTGCGGAGTGACGGTCTGGGAGATGTCGGCGATGGTCCGGTCGTCGGCGAAGTGCACCCGCACCCCGGCGGCGCGGGCCGCCTCGACGATCTCGGCGTGCCGCTCGGCGGCCTCGACGGTGGCGAACAGCTCGATGAGCGTGGGAGCGCTGCCCGTGCGGTGCGCGATGGCCTCCCGTACGGCCTGCGGGCCCTCGGCGATGAACCGGCGCTCCTTGCCGCGGAAGGCGCGGCGGGCCAGCCGCCGGGCGGCGGTGACGCGCGGGGAACGCGGGGAGATCAGCTCGGGGGTGC
This Streptomyces decoyicus DNA region includes the following protein-coding sequences:
- a CDS encoding PP2C family protein-serine/threonine phosphatase, which encodes MIRTRARGGARAGAETARRAFVFVLPGLWVLGVVAWELCHPTSGRLLQLLSAAPAIACAGTGRRQCVLLGGLCALLALVPFGEVEPGAGAGTRIITCGATLAVIGASYLTAGRRLRLVRELERTREVAVAAQRVVLRPLPRRIGGVLLAADHLSASEGAMVGGDLYEVVGTRHGVRAVIGDVRGHGLEAIGTVAAMLGSFREVVHDEPELGDVLRRLERSHQRHLRERALAEGPVAGAGEPENALAEEFVTLLLLEVAQDGSVTALNCGHPWPYRVACRAVAPVAPAEPMPPLGLFPLPEQLSVVRCGRLRPGEGLFLHTDGAADARDAAGEFFPLAQELRSSVMAAAAPCGPSPSGVVGEVRKALLRHAGGRLTDDVALLMLSNDRVRVPASSAGTPPTGERLPR
- the pheS gene encoding phenylalanine--tRNA ligase subunit alpha; amino-acid sequence: MSAPNKSYDPVEVEALKPEEIAARLDEALAAIAAAADLEELREVKVAHTGDRSPLALANREIGALPPHAKADAGKRVGQARGRVNQALKVRQEELEAERDARVLVEEAVDVTLPYDRTPAGARHPLTTFMERVADVFVAMGYEVAEGPEVEAEWFNFDALNFVPDHPARQMQDTFFVQGNGTEGDESGVVLRTHTSPVQARTLVDREPPVYVVCPGRVYRTDELDATHSPVFHQIELLAVDEGLTMADLKGTLDHMVRALFGPDMKTRLRPNYFPFTEPSAEMDMVCYVCRGESVGNPDRPCRTCSSEGWIELGGCGMVNPKVLVACGVDPEKYSGFAFGFGIDRMLMFRHNVEDMRDMFEGDVRFTRPFGMEI
- a CDS encoding sensor histidine kinase; its protein translation is MSVRTSGTAVTAGSSPSDGPARGPSPTTAAAPDILGTGLGLDPDDLPDGLVVADETGRVICFNAAAARITDITPEHALGRPLEHALPLQDIEGRRWWRLTDPYGGLAIRRGQPERNLLLGGREVLVSARYVRSRPTGPVQRLVIALRGTEARRRTELSHAELIATVAHELRSPLTSVKGFTATLLQKWERFTDDQKRLMLETVDADANRVTRLIAELLDISRIDSGRLEVRRQRVDMSAAVRRHVQAQTTAGQRPDRFLIRMLEPLPDLWADPDKVDQVLGNLLENAVRHGEGTVTIEVGPVSDTTSTEGTSVTVSDEGPGIPEESMSRVFTRFWRGSKRGGTGLGLYIVKGIVEAHGGTITVGRAPAGGAQFRFSLPVAAPAFMA
- a CDS encoding TrmH family RNA methyltransferase — encoded protein: MGTPELISPRSPRVTAARRLARRAFRGKERRFIAEGPQAVREAIAHRTGSAPTLIELFATVEAAERHAEIVEAARAAGVRVHFADDRTIADISQTVTPQGLLGVCEFLDSPFEEILAARPQLVAVLANVRDPGNAGTVLRCADAAGADAVVLTDASVDLYNPKSVRASVGSLFHLPVAVGVPVERVVGGLQAAGVRILAADGAGDRDLDAELDTGSMCGPTAWVFGNEAWGLPEETRALADAVVRVPIHGKAESLNLATAAAVCLYASARAQRSPGGCRAVSPA
- a CDS encoding oxidoreductase, with translation MTHTPKWNATDIPDQTGRTAVVTGANSGLGIATVDALARAGAHVVLAVRDTARGEAAADTVRGARGSVEVRRLDLADLASVREFAAAWHGPVDLLINNAGVMNIPESRTKDGFEMQLGTNHLGHFALTNLLLPHVTDRVVTVSSGAHRMPGNRIHFDNLNLTGAYRPVTAYSQSKLANLLFTLELQRRLAAAGSPVRALAAHPGWAATNLQGADVSVLRRAVMQVGNRVVAQDNKAGALPTLYAATQDLPGASYLGPDGVGEMRGAPTMVGRTAAASDPESARRLWQASEELTGVAFPSPTGREVTAEGAPR
- the pheT gene encoding phenylalanine--tRNA ligase subunit beta codes for the protein MRVPLSWLREYVDLPATETGRDVQAKLIAVGLEVETVERLGEGLKGPLVVGQVLTIEELEGFKKPIRFCTVDVGQANGTGEPQEIVCGARNFAVGDKVVVVLPGAVLPGDFKIAARKTYGKTSHGMICSGDELGMGDDGTHGIIVLPPEYEVGTDAIELLELVDEVLDIAVTPDRGYCLSMRGVAREAATAYGLPLRDPALLDVPPPNAAGYPVQVSDPLGCDRFTARTVTGLEPGARTPLWMQRRLQKAGMRPVSLAVDITNYVMLELGQPLHAYDRTSVDGPIGVRRAAPGEKLTTLDGTKRVLDAADLVITDNRGPIGLAGVMGGANTEIAGGVTDPGTGEQRGTTDVVIEAAHFDALSIARTARRHKLSSEAAKRFERGVDPEAASAAAQRTVDLLVLLAGGTAEDGVTEVVTPSGPRTITISADHPDKVAGVAYGRETVVRRLQQVGCDAYGQDELVVTVPSWRPDLSEPNDLAEEVIRLEGYENLPSTLPKPPAGRGLTERQRLHRRVGRVLAGAGYVEALNYPFTGSHVLDQLGIESDDPRRAAVTLVNPLSDEEPDLRTTLIPGLLNALRRNYGRGTHDLALFETGPVFRATGDEQPASRLVVDRRPTDDEIASLDASLPQQPRRAAVVLAGGREQDGWWGGARPAVWADAIEAGRTVAREAGVELIVRQDQHAPFHPGRCAALLAVVDGEEILVGNAGELHPRVIKTLALPERTCAMEIDLDRLEQAGTGPLRAPKISAFPVATQDVALVVDDSVPAAEVEGALRDGAGELLESLRLFDVFTGEQIGAGKKSLAYALRFRSADRTLTAEEASAARDAAVAVAVERTAAVLRG
- a CDS encoding TetR/AcrR family transcriptional regulator — protein: MQTRRYHHGDLRAALLTRAEQTLREKGPGALSLRELARDLGVSHAAPSRHFKDKQALLDALALAGFERLDEALAASRAAGETFADRLGGLVRAYVDFALANAELLDLMYTVKHDPAASEALITAAQRLGAMAGELVAEGQRSGEVREGPVDDIGMPVFTTLHGFASFAVSGVLSAEQVGSGLDAVIAYMVRGCAPR